The following proteins come from a genomic window of Coffea arabica cultivar ET-39 chromosome 11c, Coffea Arabica ET-39 HiFi, whole genome shotgun sequence:
- the LOC113716487 gene encoding anthocyanidin 3-O-glucosyltransferase 2-like, protein MEKVELIFIPWPLMGHLAQLVELAKLLIDRDKRFSITVLILRLPDSLDPVTNKLIDSLVASYTTEALKFFQLHPTNHIPECSSLSRGYTIQRQLDSQKPHVKKFIQQRRTDESSSSKLVGVVVDMFFTSIIDVADEFGIPSYVFFTSGAAFLGLMLHFQSLQDDYNQDVSEFSNSKTALSFPSFVNPIPPSVLPLALVEKPLWIHRFLLCARGYRKAKGILVNTFTELEPYALDSINLSESSPEILPVGPILNQVQYVSPGIQSGIMKWLDDQPPSSVVYISFGSLGSLQVDQVKELANGLELSGYRFLWCLRRPPPKNTIVDFPSEYENYADVLPEGFLDRTANVGKVVGWVPQLAVLSHAAVGGFISHCGWNSTLESIWCGVPLATWPLESEQELNAFQLVVELKLSVAITLDYLSTNKNQALVRAEQIETGIRKVMESESEVRKKVKEISDKSRRSMKQGGSSYESLGSLISKMLHDS, encoded by the coding sequence ATGGAGAAAGTAGAATTAATTTTCATCCCCTGGCCATTGATGGGCCATTTGGCTCAGCTGGTGGAGCTTGCCAAGCTGCTAATCGACCGAGACAAGAGGTTTTCCATCACAGTGCTAATCTTAAGGCTCCCTGATTCCCTTGATCCTGTCACCAATAAACTGATAGACTCTCTTGTTGCTTCCTACACCACAGAAGCCCTTAAATTCTTTCAGCTTCATCCAACAAATCACATCCCTGAATGCAGTTCCCTCAGCCGAGGGTATACCATCCAGAGGCAACTGGATAGTCAGAAACCTCATGTCAAGAAATTCATCCAACAGCGCCGAACTGATGAATCAAGCAGTTCAAAACTTGTTGGAGTAGTTGTCGACATGTTTTTTACCAGCATTATTGATGTAGCTGATGAATTTGGGATTCCTAGCTATGTTTTCTTCACATCAGGTGCAGCATTCCTCGGCCTGATGCTCCATTTTCAGAGCCTTCAAGATGACTACAACCAGGATGTTTCCGAGTTCTCAAACTCAAAAACTGCTCTTTCCTTCCCCAGTTTTGTTAATCCAATTCCACCGTCAGTCTTACCTTTGGCTTTAGTGGAGAAACCTCTCTGGATACATAGATTCCTACTATGTGCTCGCGGATACAGAAAGGCCAAGGGAATCCTTGTCAACACATTCACTGAGCTAGAACCATATGCACTCGATTCCATCAACCTATCAGAATCCTCTCCAGAAATCCTCCCAGTAGGACCAATTCTGAACCAGGTACAATATGTATCCCCCGGTATACAATCAGGAATCATGAAATGGTTGGATGATCAGCCTCCAAGCTCAGTAGTTTACATCAGCTTTGGAAGCCTGGGAAGCCTACAAGTTGACCAAGTGAAAGAGCTAGCGAATGGGCTCGAACTTAGTGGATACAGATTCTTATGGTGCCTCCGTCGTCCCCCTCCTAAGAACACCATTGTTGATTTCCCAAGTGAGTATGAAAATTATGCAGATGTCTTGCCTGAAGGCTTTCTGGATCGAACAGCAAACGTTGGAAAAGTTGTCGGTTGGGTTCCACAGTTAGCTGTATTGTCACATGCTGCAGTGGGAGGATTTATATCACACTGTGGCTGGAATTCGACATTGGAAAGCATTTGGTGTGGGGTGCCCCTGGCAACATGGCCTTTAGAATCAGAACAAGAGCTGAATGCATTTCAATTGGTGGTGGAACTGAAATTGTCCGTGGCAATCACATTGGATTATTTATCAACGAATAAAAATCAGGCTTTGGTTAGAGCTGAGCAGATAGAAACAGGAATAAGGAAGGTGATGGAGAGTGAAAGTGAAGTGAGGAAGAAAGTTAAAGAAATAAGCGATAAGAGTAGGAGAAGCATGAAACAAGGAGGTTCCTCATATGAATCTCTTGGAAGTCTGATTAGTAAGATGTTGCATGATAGTTGA
- the LOC113716194 gene encoding UDP-glycosyltransferase 1-like, whose amino-acid sequence MVSEEARKLPPWRPIVCFVRPNIRCVEGASPGFEPWSLCIRVLRLKSWYHLGYNCVFVRSSIRKAKPIIINTFHELEPYAALNSFNIAKASYDVPRIPQIYSVGPILNHVQQAYYDGESDIIKWLDDQLQNSVVHVCFGCQGSLKEDQVKELAIGLERSVYRFLWSLCRPSSKNNTAGFLREYVDYQEALPQGFWDRTANIGRIVGWIAQFAGLLIATWPPHSEQQLNAFQLVTELGLAMPITVGYKEGTENQPLVIAEEIERVIRRLMESDCEIRMKVKEMRDKSRMSIAEGGSSYKSLESLTNHRLLHAC is encoded by the exons ATGGTATCTGAAGAAGCTCGGAAGCTTCCCCCGTGGAGGCCAATTGTGTGTTTTGTCCGCCCCAACATCAGGTGCGTGGAGGGGGCCTCCCCAGGATTCGAACCCTGGTCCTTGTGTATAAGGGTCTTGAGGTTGAAGTCCTGGTACCACTTGGGCTACAATTGTGTATTTGTCCGCTCCAGCATCAG AAAGGCCAAACCAATCATCATTAACACATTCCATGAATTGGAACCATATGCTgcactcaattccttcaatattGCAAAAGCCTCGTATGATGTACCAAGAATTCCACAAATTTACTCCGTAGGACCAATACTAAACCATGTTCAACAGGCGTATTATGATGGAGAATCAGACAttatcaaatggttggatgatcaGCTTCAGAACTCAGTGGTACATGTGTGCTTTGGCTGCCAGGGGAGCTTAAAAGAAGACCAAGTGAAAGAGCTAGCAATTGGGCTTGAGCGCAGCGTTTACAGATTCTTATGGTCTCTGTGTCGCCCCTCATCAAAAAACAACACTGCTGGATTTCTCAGGGAGTATGTAGACTACCAGGAAGCCTTGCCGCAGGGGTTTTGGGATCGAACAGCAAACATTGGAAGAATAGTAGGATGGATAGCTCAATTTGCT GGGTTGCTTATTGCTACATGGCCTCCACATTCTGAGCAACAGCTGAACGCATTTCAATTGGTTACAGAATTGGGCTTGGCTATGCCGATTACAGTTGGTTATAAAGAAGGGACTGAAAATCAGCCTCTCGTTATCGCAGAGGAGATAGAAAGAGTAATCAGGAGACTGATGGAGAGTGATTGTGAAATtaggatgaaggtgaaagaaaTGAGAGACAAGAGTAGAATGAGCATCGCTGAAGGAGGTTCATCATACAAGTCTTTGGAAAGCCTTACTAATCACAGATTGCTACACGCATGTTGA